The Humulus lupulus chromosome 3, drHumLupu1.1, whole genome shotgun sequence genome window below encodes:
- the LOC133823483 gene encoding uncharacterized protein LOC133823483 isoform X1 — MFCNGGDGGKFVGFGAEQAILVRDDNIKNELLKYVGKHALVLTISECKGLEFQDVLLYNFLSSSPIKNQWRVIYEFMKENNIILHEVPTSFPSVNEAKHRLLCSEIKQLYVAVTRTRQRLWIFENELSHPMCDYWKEQNIVEVRGLDNCLIKEIQVASSVEEWRSRGMKFFYAQNYGPARMCFGRAGEEFWEKSAEAAELRTVALCMSGSNTKLVDTYLRRAAEIFDCICIYEQAAQCYYAAKEYIKAGIYLL; from the exons ATGTTCTGTAATGGTGGAGATGGTGGGAAATTTGTTGGCTTTGGAGCTGAGCAAGCCATCTTAGTAAGAGACGATAACATAAAGAATGAGCTTTTAAAGTATGTTGGAAAGCATGCTCTTGTTCTAACAATATCAGAGTGTAAAGGCCTTGAGTTTCAG GATGTGTTGCTTTATAACTTTCTTTCTTCATCACCAATCAAAAATCAATGGAGAGTTATATACGAGTTTATGAAGGAGAACAATATAATTTTACATGAAGTTCCTACATCTTTCCCTAGTGTCAATGAGGCCAAGCACCGCCTTCTGTGTTCTGAGATAAAGCAACTATATGTTGCTGTTACTCGTACAAGGCAAAGGTTGTGGATTTTTGAGAATGAGCTCTCACATCCCATGTGTGACTATTGGAAGGAACAAAACATTGTTGAAGTTAGAGGGCTTGATAATTGTCTCATTAAGGAGATCCAAGTTGCAAGCAGCGTAGAAGAGTGGAGGTCACGAGGCATGAAG TTTTTTTATGCACAAAATTATGGGCCTGCCAGAATGTGCTTTGGTAGAGCAGGAGAAGAATTCTGGGAAAAAAGTGCTGAAGCGGCTGAGCTTCGCACGGTTGCTTTGTGTATGAGTGGTTCAAATACTAAACTGGTTGATACATATCTCAGAAGGGCTGCTGAAATATTTGATTGCATTTGTATATATGAACAAGCTGCTCAATGTTATTATGCTGCAAAAGAATACATAAAAGCAGGTATTTATTTACTATAA
- the LOC133823483 gene encoding uncharacterized protein LOC133823483 isoform X2, whose translation MFCNGGDGGKFVGFGAEQAILVRDDNIKNELLKYVGKHALVLTISECKGLEFQDVLLYNFLSSSPIKNQWRVIYEFMKENNIILHEVPTSFPSVNEAKHRLLCSEIKQLYVAVTRTRQRLWIFENELSHPMCDYWKEQNIVEVRGLDNCLIKEIQVASSVEEWRSRGMKNVLW comes from the exons ATGTTCTGTAATGGTGGAGATGGTGGGAAATTTGTTGGCTTTGGAGCTGAGCAAGCCATCTTAGTAAGAGACGATAACATAAAGAATGAGCTTTTAAAGTATGTTGGAAAGCATGCTCTTGTTCTAACAATATCAGAGTGTAAAGGCCTTGAGTTTCAG GATGTGTTGCTTTATAACTTTCTTTCTTCATCACCAATCAAAAATCAATGGAGAGTTATATACGAGTTTATGAAGGAGAACAATATAATTTTACATGAAGTTCCTACATCTTTCCCTAGTGTCAATGAGGCCAAGCACCGCCTTCTGTGTTCTGAGATAAAGCAACTATATGTTGCTGTTACTCGTACAAGGCAAAGGTTGTGGATTTTTGAGAATGAGCTCTCACATCCCATGTGTGACTATTGGAAGGAACAAAACATTGTTGAAGTTAGAGGGCTTGATAATTGTCTCATTAAGGAGATCCAAGTTGCAAGCAGCGTAGAAGAGTGGAGGTCACGAGGCATGAAG AATGTGCTTTGGTAG
- the LOC133825470 gene encoding uncharacterized protein LOC133825470 translates to MPPQGKYYLVDSGYTNMLGFLSPYRGERYHLGQYTDLNPIGKKELFNYRHSSLRNVIERCSGVLKARFPILKQMPSYDLRIQKYIIIACCEIHNFIRTNAEADVYFDGGEGNSEVQATTLQSADGTLIDSVEFSISRTHIREMAHVRDEIADHIWRASRR, encoded by the exons ATGCCGCCCCAAG GAAAATATTATCTTGTTGATTCTGGCTATACAAACATGCTTGGTTTTCTTTCACCATATCGAGGAGAAAGGTATCATTTGGGCCAGTACACAGATCTTAATCCCATAGGCAAAAAAGAGCTTTTCAATTATCGACACTCTTCCTTGAGAAATGTCATTGAGCGGTGTTCCGGCGTGTTGAAGGCTCGCTTTCCAATCCTAAAACAAATGCCTTCATATGATCTAAGAATACAAAAGTACATTATCATTGCTTGCTGCGAGATTCACAATTTTATAAGGACAAATGCAGAAGCAGATGTATATTTTGATGGAGGTGAAGGAAATTCTGAAGTACAGGCCACTACTTTACAAAGCGCGGATGGAACTTTGATTGATAGTGTAGAGTTCAGTATTTCTAGAACTCATATACGGGAAATGGCTCATGTTCGTGATGAAATTGCTGATCATATATGGAGAGCTAGTCGACGATAG